One window from the genome of Pseudomonadota bacterium encodes:
- a CDS encoding Stp1/IreP family PP2C-type Ser/Thr phosphatase, producing the protein MVASQARVIAHGATHVGMKRGHNEDSFAVLNNQHLYLVADGMGGHASGEVASKMAIDTVRDFFDATADDPDSTWPYKMDKTRGYEENRLITGVKLANLRIFEASQRESKRRGMGTTVVALLVMREGCLIGHVGDSRVYRLREGALTQLTEDHSLLNDYIKMKQMSAEEIANFPHKNVIVRALGMRDTVKVDTLIDSPQPGDLYVLCTDGLSGPVKDDRIAQICTSTTDLKTMSGSLIDSANGNGGPDNVTVVVAKWMGQG; encoded by the coding sequence ATGGTGGCGTCTCAGGCACGTGTGATCGCACACGGAGCGACCCATGTTGGAATGAAGCGGGGCCACAACGAAGACAGCTTCGCGGTACTCAACAACCAGCACCTGTACTTGGTAGCCGACGGCATGGGCGGCCACGCCTCCGGCGAGGTCGCCAGCAAGATGGCTATAGACACGGTTCGCGACTTCTTTGACGCGACCGCGGACGACCCCGATTCCACGTGGCCCTACAAGATGGACAAGACTCGGGGCTACGAAGAAAACCGGCTGATCACCGGGGTGAAGCTTGCCAACCTCCGCATCTTCGAGGCCTCCCAGCGAGAGAGCAAGCGCCGTGGCATGGGCACGACCGTGGTGGCGCTGCTGGTCATGCGAGAGGGCTGCCTCATAGGACACGTAGGCGACTCACGCGTCTACCGCCTGCGCGAGGGTGCCCTGACACAGTTGACCGAAGACCATTCCCTGCTCAACGACTACATCAAGATGAAACAAATGAGCGCGGAGGAGATCGCGAACTTCCCTCACAAGAACGTGATCGTTCGTGCTTTGGGTATGCGCGACACTGTCAAGGTAGATACGCTCATCGACTCCCCGCAGCCGGGGGACTTGTACGTCCTGTGCACCGACGGCCTGAGCGGGCCTGTGAAGGACGACAGGATTGCCCAGATCTGCACCTCGACTACCGATCTGAAGACGATGAGCGGAAGCCTCATCGACAGCGCCAACGGCAACGGCGGTCCCGACAACGTCACCGTCGTGGTGGCGAAGTGGATGGGGCAGGGCTAG